TCTATACCCAGGGCGATGGAGTGGGAGCCACCGGAGGTGTTGGTGGCGAGGGGAAAGCAACCGAGTACTTCATGATGCGTATTGGCCTGCCGAACGGGATTCTTACCAGCGCACAGTTGCGCGTCATTGCGGACGTTACAAAGAAGTATGCTCGCGATCTTGCTGATATTACGACGCGGCAAAATATACAGCTCCACTGGCTGACCATCGAGGCGTTGCCTGAGGTGGTAGATGCGCTCACTGCGGTAGGGCTCAGCCCAAAGGGTGCGTGCGGTGATGTTGTTCGCAACGTGACGGGCTGCCCGCTGGCTGGAATCGATGGACACGAGCTTATCGATGCTTCGCCTCTAGCTGTAGAGATTGCGCACAAACTCACGGCCAATCCCGAGTTCTATAATCTGCCGCGCAAGTTCAAGATCTCTGTCACTGGCTGCCCGCTGTGGTGCTCGTACCCGGAGATCAACGATGTTGCGTTGACCGCGATCAAGCGCACGATTGACGGCAAGGAAGAGGTTGGCTATACGTTGCGGGTGGGCGGCGGCCTGTCGACCGAGCCTCATCTCGCGGTGCGTATTCCTGCGTTCATCCGGCAGGATCAGGCGTATGCTGCTGTGCATGCCACGGCGGAGATCTTTCGTGAACAACAGGAGTTACGCGAGAACCGCACTCGCGCTCGCATCAAGTATCTTTTTATGAGGCATGGCTGGACCGCAGAGTCTTTTCTGGAGGCATTAGAAGGCAGACTGGGTTACAAACTGGATCCTAGCCCGGTCACCGAAGATGTGATTCCCGATGATGTTTATCGTGATCATATCGGCGTAGCGCCGCAGCGTCAGGCAGGTTTGTCGTCAGTGGGAGCCAGCGTGCTGCGTGGCCGCATCTCGGGCGAGCAACTCCATCAACTGGCTGACCTGGCTGAGCGGTATGGAAGCGGAGAACTTCGCACGACGATTATGCAGAATATTCTCATCGTCAATGTGCCGAACGAGAAGACGGCCGATCTGGTATTGGCGCTGAATGGAATGGAGCTGCACGTGGATGTTTCTGCCTTCTGGCGGGGAGCGATCGCGTGTACCGGCACGGAGTTTTGCAAGCTGGCGATTGCGGAGACGAAGGGCTTTTCGAAGTGGCTGGTCAGTGAGATGGAAGAACGCCTGCCGGGCTTCGACCAGCAGATCAAGCTTCACGTCACAGGCTGCACCAACAGTTGTGGACAGCACTGGATCGCTGACATTGGGCTTGAGGGCAAGAAGATCAAGAAGGATGGGAAGTCGGTGGACGCCTTCTATTTTTGCGTGGGAGGAGCGGTGGGTAAGTTTGCTCGGACGGCTCGACCATTGGGCTATCGCGCTGCGGCGGACGATGTTCCGGATGCGATTGAGCGGTTGTTGCGCGGGTATCTTGACGCTCGTGAGCCGGACGAAGATCTGCGAGCT
The nucleotide sequence above comes from Tunturibacter empetritectus. Encoded proteins:
- a CDS encoding nitrite/sulfite reductase, producing MSNSASPVIKETKAQKSERLKLAKNPWEAWEEVRQFAKEGRESVLPEWAGLYFKWWGIYTQGDGVGATGGVGGEGKATEYFMMRIGLPNGILTSAQLRVIADVTKKYARDLADITTRQNIQLHWLTIEALPEVVDALTAVGLSPKGACGDVVRNVTGCPLAGIDGHELIDASPLAVEIAHKLTANPEFYNLPRKFKISVTGCPLWCSYPEINDVALTAIKRTIDGKEEVGYTLRVGGGLSTEPHLAVRIPAFIRQDQAYAAVHATAEIFREQQELRENRTRARIKYLFMRHGWTAESFLEALEGRLGYKLDPSPVTEDVIPDDVYRDHIGVAPQRQAGLSSVGASVLRGRISGEQLHQLADLAERYGSGELRTTIMQNILIVNVPNEKTADLVLALNGMELHVDVSAFWRGAIACTGTEFCKLAIAETKGFSKWLVSEMEERLPGFDQQIKLHVTGCTNSCGQHWIADIGLEGKKIKKDGKSVDAFYFCVGGAVGKFARTARPLGYRAAADDVPDAIERLLRGYLDAREPDEDLRAYFARTDDDSLRAQLAGTVIDPVERDAPPVGAGRYVPGE